A DNA window from Flavobacteriales bacterium contains the following coding sequences:
- a CDS encoding efflux RND transporter periplasmic adaptor subunit — MSKISAFLGLIAVVGLASCHTKKHHQEEKTRYLVTAPVKMDTLTTREYVCQIHAIQHIELRALERGYLKGIFVDEGQAVKKGQIMFQVMPNLYEAELQKAQAEADFVEIEYRNTKILADSNVVSPNELALAKAKLDKAKAEVSLAKVHLGFTEVRAPFDGIMDHFHVRLGSLLDEGELLTELSDNSQMWVYFNVPEAEYLDYMGDSKEENGKIVRLVMANGKQFDQVGTITTIEADFDNHTGNIAFRATFPNPKKLLRHGETGNILMDTKLENVLLIPQKATFEVLDQRFVFVIGDDGVAHSTKIKVGAELQHLFVVTDGLKETDKILLDGIRKVKNGEEIAFKFARPDSVMTHLGMYSE; from the coding sequence ATGTCAAAAATTTCTGCATTCCTTGGCCTTATAGCTGTTGTAGGACTTGCAAGCTGCCATACCAAAAAACACCATCAAGAAGAAAAGACAAGATATCTTGTCACAGCACCGGTAAAGATGGACACGCTCACAACCCGCGAATACGTGTGTCAGATCCACGCCATTCAGCACATTGAACTGCGAGCATTGGAGCGTGGATATCTGAAGGGCATTTTCGTTGATGAAGGCCAGGCCGTCAAAAAAGGGCAGATCATGTTTCAGGTGATGCCCAATCTTTATGAAGCGGAGTTGCAAAAGGCGCAAGCGGAGGCAGATTTTGTTGAGATTGAATATCGGAATACCAAGATTCTGGCGGACAGCAATGTGGTTTCTCCGAATGAATTAGCGCTTGCCAAGGCAAAACTTGATAAGGCCAAAGCTGAAGTATCATTGGCCAAAGTGCATCTTGGTTTCACCGAGGTACGTGCACCATTTGATGGCATCATGGATCATTTTCACGTACGACTAGGAAGTTTGTTGGATGAAGGTGAATTGCTCACCGAGTTATCTGATAATAGCCAGATGTGGGTCTATTTCAATGTTCCTGAAGCTGAATACTTGGATTACATGGGCGATTCTAAAGAAGAGAATGGTAAAATCGTCCGATTGGTGATGGCCAATGGGAAGCAATTTGATCAAGTAGGAACGATCACCACCATCGAGGCTGATTTCGATAATCATACTGGGAACATTGCTTTCCGAGCCACTTTTCCCAATCCAAAAAAGCTGTTGCGACATGGCGAAACAGGAAACATCCTCATGGATACGAAGCTGGAAAACGTTTTACTTATTCCGCAGAAGGCCACCTTCGAAGTATTGGACCAACGCTTTGTGTTCGTGATCGGAGATGATGGCGTTGCGCATTCAACCAAGATCAAGGTCGGGGCCGAATTGCAACATCTATTTGTGGTAACAGATGGTCTGAAAGAGACTGACAAAATTCTGCTGGACGGTATCCGCAAGGTGAAGAATGGCGAAGAGATCGCATTCAAATTCGCTCGACCAGATTCAGTAATGACGCATCTGGGCATGTACTCAGAGTAA
- a CDS encoding efflux RND transporter permease subunit, producing the protein MFSKFIHRPVLAIVISVIIIFVGALSINQLPKSQFPEIAPTTVNIFIAFPGSSADVLTKSTIIPLETAINGVQGMRYIASDATSAGEGTIRVIFEPGVDPNEAVVRVKTRVDQVMPLLPPLVQREGVIITPVQPSMLMYVNLFSKGEGKTTGVDEKFLYNYAYTKMIPELQRITGIAQAQILGSRKYAMRIWLKPDRMRAYSISAEEVLEAMQEQSVIARPGRLGQSSGIEAQSLEYVLVYQDRFNEADQYRNIIIRANEAGELIKLQDIADVELGSEFFDIYSNQDGNPSSSIVLKQTMGSNASEVIENVKLKLEELEKDMPPGLEYQISYDVSKFLDASMEQVLHTLRDAFLLVALVVFLFLGDWRSTLIPIIAVPVSLIGAFFVMQLFGLSVNLITLFALVLAIGIVVDDAIVVVEAVHAKMDENKDMTPYKAVQVVMGEIGGAIIAITLVMVSVFIPISFMTGPVGVFYRQFSITMAGAIILSAIVALTLTPVLCAMLLKNHHGTHRKKTIMDRFIDWFNRGFEKLTGRYIQILNVIVMRRALTFGVLIAFCVGIYFTSEVLPAGFIPSEDQGTIYAIIQTPPGSTLERTNQVAQELQRICEEIDGVESVSSLAGYEIMTEGRGSNAGTCLINLKPWSERHHSVLEIMEELEEESKNLGAVIEYFEPPAVPGFGSSAGFSLRLLDKTNGTDYHEFERINNEFMDALRERKELTGLFTFYAANYPQYELIIDNKAAMQKGVSIGKAMENLNILIGSTYEQGFIRFGRFFKVYTQAAPEYRRLPSDLQNLYVKNEEGDMVPYSSFMKLEKRLGPNEITRYNLYNSAAIRGLSSKGYTSGDAINAIREVAQKNLPRGYDIDWEGLSYDESKRGNEAIYIFAVVLIFVYLVLAAQYESFVLPLVVLLSLPMGVFGSFFLLQALGLANDVYAQIGLIMLIGLLGKNAVLIVEFAVQKQREGGTVLEAAIEGARARFRPILMTSFAFIAGLIPLVVATGAGAIGNRTIGSSAMGGMLVGTLFGVLVIPGLYYIFASMIEGKSLIQGQRHEPVSEEFIRINESEDESKNRFQRMNARLRELIKRNRGRSSKNKNNESDK; encoded by the coding sequence ATGTTCAGTAAATTCATACATAGACCTGTCTTGGCGATAGTCATTTCGGTCATCATCATATTCGTTGGGGCATTATCAATCAATCAACTGCCGAAATCGCAGTTTCCAGAGATTGCACCAACAACGGTCAATATTTTCATCGCATTTCCTGGTTCGAGTGCGGATGTACTGACAAAATCAACCATCATTCCGTTGGAAACCGCCATTAACGGTGTTCAGGGAATGAGATACATCGCTTCCGATGCCACAAGTGCGGGCGAAGGAACCATCCGTGTGATCTTTGAGCCTGGGGTCGATCCAAACGAAGCTGTAGTAAGGGTAAAGACCCGTGTGGATCAGGTCATGCCCTTGCTCCCACCTTTGGTTCAAAGAGAGGGAGTTATCATCACGCCCGTTCAGCCAAGTATGCTTATGTACGTCAACCTTTTTAGCAAAGGTGAAGGAAAGACCACAGGTGTGGATGAGAAATTCCTCTACAACTACGCTTATACCAAGATGATTCCTGAGCTACAGCGTATTACGGGTATTGCTCAGGCACAGATTCTTGGTAGTAGGAAGTATGCCATGCGTATTTGGTTGAAGCCAGATAGAATGCGTGCCTATAGCATCTCTGCCGAAGAAGTTCTAGAAGCCATGCAAGAGCAAAGCGTCATTGCCCGCCCAGGTAGATTAGGCCAGAGTTCGGGAATTGAGGCACAATCACTTGAATATGTGCTTGTTTATCAGGACCGATTCAACGAAGCAGATCAGTACAGGAACATCATTATCCGAGCCAATGAGGCTGGAGAGCTCATCAAACTGCAGGACATTGCAGACGTGGAGTTGGGAAGTGAATTCTTCGATATCTATTCCAATCAGGACGGTAATCCATCTTCTTCCATCGTGTTGAAACAGACCATGGGAAGTAATGCCAGTGAGGTTATCGAAAATGTAAAGCTGAAGTTGGAGGAGTTGGAAAAGGACATGCCTCCGGGGCTTGAGTATCAGATCAGTTATGACGTATCTAAGTTCTTGGACGCATCGATGGAGCAGGTACTTCACACGCTGCGAGATGCTTTCTTACTAGTTGCTCTTGTTGTGTTTCTCTTTTTGGGAGATTGGCGCTCCACGTTGATTCCGATCATCGCGGTGCCTGTTTCCTTGATCGGTGCATTTTTCGTGATGCAGCTCTTCGGTCTATCTGTCAACCTTATCACCTTGTTTGCTTTGGTATTGGCCATTGGTATTGTGGTGGATGACGCGATTGTGGTCGTGGAGGCCGTCCACGCCAAGATGGACGAGAACAAGGACATGACGCCCTACAAAGCCGTACAAGTGGTGATGGGAGAGATTGGTGGAGCCATCATCGCCATCACATTGGTCATGGTTTCGGTGTTCATACCGATCTCATTCATGACAGGGCCTGTAGGTGTTTTCTACCGACAGTTTTCCATCACCATGGCGGGTGCGATCATCCTTTCGGCCATCGTGGCTTTGACGCTTACCCCTGTTCTGTGCGCTATGCTTCTGAAGAATCATCACGGTACGCACAGAAAAAAAACAATCATGGACCGATTCATCGATTGGTTCAATCGTGGCTTTGAAAAACTAACGGGCCGATACATCCAAATTCTGAATGTCATCGTTATGCGAAGGGCATTGACCTTTGGGGTATTGATCGCCTTTTGCGTTGGAATCTACTTCACCAGTGAGGTGCTGCCTGCAGGTTTCATTCCAAGCGAGGATCAAGGAACCATTTATGCCATCATTCAAACACCTCCAGGTTCCACACTAGAACGCACGAATCAAGTGGCCCAAGAACTTCAAAGAATATGTGAGGAGATTGATGGGGTTGAATCGGTTTCTTCCTTGGCAGGGTACGAGATCATGACCGAAGGTCGTGGATCCAACGCTGGAACATGTCTCATCAACTTGAAACCATGGTCAGAAAGGCATCATTCGGTGCTGGAGATCATGGAAGAATTGGAGGAGGAATCAAAAAATCTGGGCGCGGTCATCGAGTATTTTGAACCACCTGCGGTACCTGGTTTCGGTTCATCCGCAGGTTTCTCGCTGCGTTTGTTGGACAAGACGAATGGTACCGATTATCATGAATTCGAGCGCATCAATAATGAGTTTATGGATGCATTGCGCGAGCGCAAAGAGTTGACGGGTCTGTTCACATTCTACGCTGCCAATTATCCGCAGTACGAGCTTATTATAGACAATAAGGCTGCAATGCAGAAGGGAGTTTCCATCGGCAAAGCCATGGAAAACCTGAATATTCTTATCGGTAGTACCTACGAACAGGGCTTCATCCGTTTTGGTCGATTTTTCAAGGTTTATACGCAGGCAGCTCCAGAATATAGGAGATTGCCATCTGACCTCCAGAACTTGTACGTGAAGAACGAGGAAGGCGACATGGTACCTTATTCATCCTTTATGAAATTGGAGAAAAGGTTGGGGCCGAATGAGATCACGCGCTACAATCTTTACAATTCAGCCGCTATCCGAGGGCTTTCATCCAAGGGCTATACCAGCGGTGATGCCATCAATGCCATCCGCGAAGTAGCGCAGAAGAATCTGCCTAGAGGTTATGACATTGACTGGGAAGGACTTTCCTATGACGAGTCAAAGCGAGGAAATGAGGCGATCTACATTTTTGCCGTGGTACTGATTTTCGTTTACCTCGTGCTTGCCGCACAATACGAGAGTTTTGTACTTCCGCTGGTAGTTCTGCTTTCGCTTCCGATGGGTGTGTTCGGTTCGTTCTTTTTGCTTCAGGCATTGGGATTGGCAAATGACGTGTATGCACAGATCGGACTCATCATGCTCATCGGTCTGTTGGGTAAGAATGCCGTTTTGATCGTGGAGTTTGCTGTGCAGAAACAGCGGGAAGGAGGAACGGTTCTCGAAGCTGCCATTGAAGGGGCAAGAGCCCGTTTCCGACCAATCTTGATGACATCCTTCGCTTTCATCGCAGGATTGATTCCGTTGGTGGTTGCAACAGGAGCTGGAGCTATTGGCAACAGAACAATCGGTTCATCAGCCATGGGTGGTATGCTTGTCGGAACACTTTTCGGTGTATTGGTCATTCCTGGTCTCTACTACATTTTTGCCAGTATGATTGAGGGCAAATCACTGATCCAGGGACAACGACACGAACCAGTTTCTGAGGAATTCATCCGAATCAATGAATCGGAAGATGAATCGAAAAACAGGTTCCAGCGAATGAATGCACGTCTGCGTGAGCTTATCAAAAGAAACAGAGGCCGCTCATCAAAAAACAAGAACAATGAATCAGATAAATAA